The Burkholderiales bacterium DNA segment GATCAGTGGCGAGAATCAGCAAACATTTAGGCGTTTGTACTAGTGAATAATAAAATTCCGGGTGCACACATACCGCCTGATTTGCCGGTAATGTCCAAGGCGTGGTAGTCCAAATGACTGCGTAAGCCGGAAGGTTTGGTAATTCGTCCAAGGCAAACACGCTTTGCAGCTTGCGTCGGTCAACCACCAGGAACCCCACGTCAATTGCTTCAGAAACCTTATCCTCATATTCCACTTCTGCTTCGGCCAGCGCCGAACCACAATCGATACACCAGTTCACCGGCTTCAAGCGCCTTTGCAGCAATCCATGCTTGAATATTTTCCCGAGCGCACGAATTTCCTCGGCTTCGGTCCGAAAATCCATAGTGAGATAAGGATGTTCCCAGTCGCCGAGCACGCCGAGGCGGATAAAATCCTCTTTTTGCCGCACGATCTGCGACTGCACATACTCGCGGCAAAGTTTCCGGAACTGTTCGGCGGGAAGATTCTTGCCGTATTGCTTTTCCACCTGATGCTCGATTGGCAGGCCGTGGCAATCCCAGCCCGGCACGTAAGGCACATCAAAGCCCGCCAGGGTTTGGCTTTTGACGATGATGTCCTTGAGAATCTTATTGACCGCGTGACCGATGTGAATGTCGCCGTTGGCATACGGCGGCCCGTCATGCAGAATGAACCTGGGGCGGCCTTTGGCGGCCTCGCGGATTTTCTGGTAGAGCTTTTTCCCCTGCCACTCTTTGACCATCGCCGGCTCGCGCCTGGCAAGATCGCCGCGCATCGGGAAAGGTGTGCCAGGTAAATTCAGTGTTTTCTTGTAGTCAACCATTTTTTTCAGTGCCGCTGCGCTTCGGCGGCGAAAAAATAATCCTTTGCCTTCTCCACGTCCACAGCGATCTGCCGCGTCAGGGTCTCGACGTCGGGATATTTTTCCTCGTCACGCAACTTGTGCAGGAAATCCACCCGTACATGCTGTCCATAAATCTCGCGGTCGAAATCCAAAACATAAACTTCGAGCAAGGGCGGGCTGTTTTCCTTTACCGTCGGGCGCACGCCGAGGCTGGCCACGCCCTTCAGCGCCCGCCCGCCGATGCCCGCCAGTTCCACCGCGAAAATACCGGTCAACGCCGGGCGCGGATGCTTGATCCTGATATTTGCGGTGGGAAAACCGATTTTGCGGCCGGTCTTATCGCCATGCACCACGCGGCCGCTGATGCTGTAGGGCCGCCCCAGCCACTGCGCCGCTTGCTCCAGATCACCCCGCGCCAGCGCATCGCGCACCAGCGTGCTCGAAACCCGTTTTCCTTCGACAATGACGCTGGGCATCGGCATCACCTCAAAACCGTATTTCTTTCCGGACGACTGCAGCAGTTCAAAGTCGCCAGTGCGGTTATTGCCAAAGCGGAAATCATCGCCGACCAGCAGCCACTTCGCATCCAGCGCACGGCAAATCATGCGCTCGATAAATTCCCCGGCGCTTAATTGCGCGAAACCACGATTAAAGCGGCAGATGTGGGTGTGCTCCACACCCAACGCCGCAAACCATTCCAGTTTTTCGCGCAGGTTGGTGAGCCGCGCCGGCGCCGAGTCCGGCGTGAAAAATTCGCGCGGATGCGGCTCGAAAGTCAGCACACAGGAGGTCAATGCCCTGGCGCGCGC contains these protein-coding regions:
- a CDS encoding bifunctional riboflavin kinase/FAD synthetase, whose amino-acid sequence is MFISHGIPDKASAPVVLTIGNFDGVHLGHCAMLKRLAETARARALTSCVLTFEPHPREFFTPDSAPARLTNLREKLEWFAALGVEHTHICRFNRGFAQLSAGEFIERMICRALDAKWLLVGDDFRFGNNRTGDFELLQSSGKKYGFEVMPMPSVIVEGKRVSSTLVRDALARGDLEQAAQWLGRPYSISGRVVHGDKTGRKIGFPTANIRIKHPRPALTGIFAVELAGIGGRALKGVASLGVRPTVKENSPPLLEVYVLDFDREIYGQHVRVDFLHKLRDEEKYPDVETLTRQIAVDVEKAKDYFFAAEAQRH